The proteins below are encoded in one region of Sulfitobacter sp. SK012:
- a CDS encoding branched-chain amino acid ABC transporter permease — translation MRVTRTSTAARAAAVIGLICLIGLAAAPYWAGRADMRLLSEIFLYLALASLWNLMAGYAGLVSVGQQAFVGFGGYMLFALTIFAGLSPIVAIAGAAVLGGLIAVPVAVLIFRLRGAYFAIGTWVMAEVFRLSFAQISALGGGSGSSLPVGIVRSMADGRAAREALTYWLALGIVVVVIAAVYLFLRSRQGLALTAIRDNELAAGSLGIDIWRTKFVVYIVTAALTSMVGALIFLQKLRISPDAAFSVNDWTAFVIFIVVIGGIGTLEGPIIGTLVFFALRETLADLGSVYLVVLGVVAIVIMLKAPKGIWGLIRARFDLELFPLSYRVRFENDDTGAQ, via the coding sequence ATGAGAGTTACTCGGACGTCTACAGCGGCACGCGCCGCCGCGGTGATAGGGCTAATCTGCCTGATTGGCCTGGCCGCAGCACCATATTGGGCGGGCCGCGCTGACATGCGGCTTCTCAGCGAAATATTCCTTTATCTGGCGCTTGCCAGCTTGTGGAACCTTATGGCGGGTTACGCAGGGCTCGTGTCCGTGGGGCAGCAGGCCTTTGTCGGATTTGGCGGATATATGCTTTTTGCCCTGACCATCTTTGCAGGTCTGTCCCCCATTGTTGCCATCGCCGGGGCTGCGGTGCTGGGCGGCCTGATCGCTGTCCCTGTCGCGGTGTTGATTTTTCGCCTGCGCGGCGCCTATTTCGCGATTGGCACATGGGTCATGGCCGAAGTATTTCGCCTGTCCTTTGCACAGATATCGGCCTTGGGAGGCGGCTCAGGGTCTTCGCTTCCGGTAGGGATTGTACGGTCCATGGCCGATGGCCGCGCCGCGCGCGAAGCCCTAACTTATTGGTTAGCCCTTGGTATTGTCGTTGTGGTGATTGCTGCGGTCTACCTATTTTTGCGGTCGCGCCAAGGCCTTGCCCTGACGGCGATTCGCGACAATGAGCTGGCGGCGGGATCGCTGGGCATCGACATTTGGCGCACCAAGTTCGTGGTGTATATTGTGACCGCCGCATTGACCTCGATGGTTGGCGCACTGATCTTTTTGCAAAAACTGCGGATATCACCGGACGCTGCATTTTCAGTCAATGATTGGACTGCATTCGTCATCTTTATCGTTGTGATCGGCGGCATCGGAACCCTGGAAGGGCCAATCATTGGCACGCTGGTGTTCTTTGCTTTGCGCGAAACACTTGCCGATCTTGGATCGGTCTATTTGGTGGTATTGGGCGTTGTTGCGATTGTGATCATGCTCAAGGCGCCCAAGGGCATCTGGGGCCTGATCCGCGCCCGTTTCGATCTTGAGCTTTTCCCCCTCAGTTACCGCGTTCGATTTGAGAACGACGACACAGGAGCCCAGTAA
- a CDS encoding branched-chain amino acid ABC transporter permease → MDWVNAFVQGTLLGGLYALFAAGLSLIFGIMRLVNIAHGDLIVLASYLGLVVVTATGMHPLLALIVALPVMALLGYVLQRGILNQTLGDDLLPPLLVTFGLSVIIQNALLQGFTADPQKMNAGSIETASVAVGGLQLGVLPLLTLATAVVVIAGLQWMFYNTALGRAFRAVSDNQEIAQLMGLNRRHIFGLAMGLALAVTAIAGIFLGIRTSFDPSAGAGRLIFGFEAVIIGGLGNLWGTLAGGIILGVAQTLGAKIDPGYQILAGHVAFLIVLAVRPQGLFPRVSG, encoded by the coding sequence ATGGATTGGGTAAACGCATTCGTCCAAGGCACGTTGCTGGGCGGTTTATATGCATTATTTGCTGCTGGGTTGTCGCTCATTTTTGGGATCATGCGGCTGGTGAATATCGCGCATGGTGATCTGATCGTATTGGCATCGTATTTGGGATTGGTTGTAGTGACGGCGACGGGCATGCACCCGCTGCTTGCCCTGATTGTCGCCTTGCCGGTGATGGCGCTGCTCGGCTACGTGCTACAACGCGGCATTCTGAACCAAACGCTTGGTGACGATCTGCTGCCGCCGTTGTTAGTCACATTCGGGCTGTCCGTGATCATCCAGAACGCTTTGCTCCAAGGATTTACCGCCGATCCGCAAAAGATGAACGCAGGCAGCATTGAAACCGCCAGCGTCGCGGTGGGCGGTTTGCAATTAGGCGTGTTGCCGTTGCTGACGCTTGCCACTGCCGTTGTCGTGATCGCTGGCTTGCAATGGATGTTTTACAACACCGCGTTGGGGCGTGCTTTTCGTGCCGTTTCCGACAATCAGGAAATTGCGCAATTGATGGGCCTGAACCGGCGGCATATCTTTGGCCTCGCCATGGGGTTGGCGCTGGCGGTGACGGCCATTGCCGGCATCTTTTTGGGCATCAGAACCAGTTTTGACCCCTCCGCAGGTGCGGGCAGGCTGATATTTGGGTTTGAGGCCGTGATCATCGGCGGGCTTGGAAACCTTTGGGGAACTCTGGCGGGTGGCATTATCCTTGGTGTGGCCCAGACACTCGGGGCCAAGATCGACCCCGGGTATCAGATCCTCGCCGGTCATGTCGCGTTCTTGATTGTATTGGCAGTACGGCCGCAAGGCCTTTTCCCGAGGGTGAGCGGATGA
- a CDS encoding ABC transporter ATP-binding protein has product MLDPILNIRALNSYYGDFQALYDVDITLAEGEVLAIIGANGAGKTTLMRSISGLMRNEAEQITYRNKSIGALRADEVATFGIALVPEGRQLFPSLSVEENLLIGGRMRRKGPWSLNEVFNLFPVLKERRAAPSTALSGGQQQMVAIGRALMANPDLILFDEISLGLAPVIIKSIYEALPGIVGTGMSAMIVEQDISKALSVSDRLYCLQEGRIALEGASNSVSREQISAAYFGVV; this is encoded by the coding sequence ATGCTTGATCCGATTTTGAACATTCGTGCGTTGAATTCCTACTATGGTGATTTTCAGGCGCTCTATGATGTGGATATCACGCTGGCAGAAGGTGAAGTGCTGGCCATCATCGGGGCCAATGGTGCCGGGAAAACGACGCTGATGCGCTCAATCTCAGGGTTGATGCGCAATGAGGCGGAACAAATTACCTACCGAAATAAATCTATTGGTGCGCTACGGGCTGATGAAGTGGCCACGTTCGGGATTGCGTTGGTGCCAGAGGGGCGACAGCTTTTCCCGTCATTATCAGTCGAAGAGAACCTCTTGATTGGCGGACGCATGAGGCGCAAAGGGCCTTGGTCGCTGAATGAGGTGTTCAACCTGTTTCCAGTCCTCAAAGAACGCCGCGCCGCACCTTCCACCGCGCTCTCAGGCGGGCAACAACAAATGGTTGCGATCGGACGGGCACTCATGGCGAACCCCGATCTCATTTTGTTTGACGAGATCAGCCTTGGCTTGGCACCGGTGATCATCAAATCGATTTACGAAGCCTTGCCGGGCATTGTTGGCACCGGAATGTCCGCGATGATTGTTGAGCAAGACATCAGCAAAGCCTTGTCTGTGTCTGATCGTCTCTATTGCCTTCAAGAGGGGCGCATTGCCCTTGAGGGCGCGTCTAATAGTGTCAGCCGCGAGCAAATCAGCGCTGCCTACTTTGGGGTGGTATAA
- a CDS encoding ABC transporter ATP-binding protein, giving the protein MTPILQLEGLSKSFGAITVADGLSYDLAPGEALGIIGPNGAGKTTMFNLITGTLPSDSGRIIFQGEDFTRHSAAKRCRAGMARSFQVPQPFSGLSVFENAMIAATQAAGLKGRAAEEKCLAVLDQTGLLSKANKRAGSLTLLDRKRLELTRALCANPKLLMLDEIAGGLTEAECVSLIQTIKDIHASGVSIIWIEHVVHALLAVVDRLIVIDFGEKIAEGDPAMIMASPEVQEIYLGIEIDA; this is encoded by the coding sequence ATGACACCAATTCTGCAACTCGAAGGCCTGTCCAAAAGCTTTGGTGCGATCACCGTCGCTGATGGGTTAAGCTATGATCTCGCTCCTGGTGAGGCGCTTGGCATTATCGGCCCCAATGGGGCTGGCAAGACGACGATGTTTAACCTCATCACGGGCACGCTGCCCTCAGACAGTGGGCGTATCATTTTTCAGGGAGAGGATTTCACCCGGCATTCAGCAGCAAAGCGGTGCCGCGCTGGAATGGCACGTAGTTTTCAGGTGCCACAGCCATTTTCGGGCCTCAGCGTATTTGAGAATGCGATGATCGCCGCGACCCAAGCCGCAGGCCTAAAGGGGCGGGCAGCCGAAGAAAAATGCCTTGCCGTGTTGGATCAAACTGGCCTCTTGAGCAAAGCGAACAAAAGGGCTGGCAGCTTGACGCTGTTGGACCGCAAACGGTTGGAATTGACCCGCGCGCTCTGTGCCAACCCAAAACTGCTGATGTTGGACGAAATCGCAGGTGGGCTGACCGAGGCGGAATGTGTGAGCCTGATCCAGACGATAAAAGACATTCATGCATCGGGTGTTTCGATCATTTGGATCGAACATGTGGTGCACGCACTTTTGGCCGTAGTTGACCGCCTGATAGTGATCGATTTTGGTGAGAAGATCGCCGAGGGAGACCCGGCAATGATCATGGCAAGCCCAGAGGTTCAGGAAATCTATCTGGGGATTGAAATCGATGCTTGA